A stretch of the Luteolibacter arcticus genome encodes the following:
- a CDS encoding SDR family NAD(P)-dependent oxidoreductase, producing the protein MSGKLSGKTAVVTGASKGIGAAIAKHLAAAGAKVVVNYSSSPAAAEEVVAGIAANGGSAIAIKANVADPGEVQQLFAEAVAAFGPIDILVNNAGVFDFKPIEAIAPEHFHRLFEINVLGPILATQEALKHFNPAGGSIINTSSTVSTHSPAGTGVYNATKSAVDGLTRTFSKELGPKGIRVNSINPGPTESEGVHAQGLIDIFKKLGEQTALGRIGQPDDIAPAVVYLASDDASWVTGQMHFISGGDR; encoded by the coding sequence ATGTCTGGAAAACTATCCGGCAAAACCGCCGTCGTCACCGGTGCCTCGAAAGGCATCGGCGCTGCCATCGCCAAGCATCTCGCCGCCGCCGGTGCCAAGGTGGTGGTGAACTACTCGTCCTCGCCCGCTGCCGCAGAAGAGGTCGTCGCCGGGATCGCCGCCAACGGTGGCAGCGCGATCGCCATCAAGGCCAACGTCGCAGATCCCGGTGAAGTGCAGCAGCTCTTTGCGGAAGCCGTGGCCGCATTCGGCCCCATCGACATCCTAGTGAACAATGCCGGTGTCTTTGACTTCAAGCCGATCGAAGCGATCGCGCCTGAGCATTTTCACCGCCTGTTCGAAATCAACGTGCTCGGCCCCATCCTCGCCACGCAGGAGGCGCTGAAGCATTTCAATCCCGCCGGCGGCAGCATCATCAACACCAGCTCCACCGTGAGCACGCATTCTCCGGCGGGGACCGGCGTTTACAATGCCACCAAGTCTGCGGTCGATGGGTTGACGCGAACCTTCTCGAAGGAGCTCGGGCCAAAGGGAATCCGGGTGAACTCGATCAATCCCGGGCCGACGGAAAGCGAGGGCGTCCACGCGCAGGGGCTCATCGACATCTTCAAGAAGCTCGGTGAACAGACTGCGCTCGGGCGGATCGGGCAGCCGGACGACATCGCTCCAGCCGTCGTTTACCTGGCCTCCGATGACGCGTCGTGGGTCACCGGGCAGATGCACTTCATCTCGGGCGGCGATCGCTGA
- a CDS encoding alpha/beta hydrolase — protein sequence MNAKRPIVLIHGLWVTPHCWDKFRSYYESRGHKVLAPAWPGVSDDAAGMRRDPSSLNGVGAEQVIAHYAEIIRGLPEPPILMGHSYGGVLTQVLIDRGFGAAGVAIDSVPPKGVLVLPVSTYLSLLPAFLKPSTFRGTFLFTLEQFWKVFANTLSEAEVREAYESIAIPASGRAIFQAALANFMAKAPTFIDFHNGKRAPLLLIGGEKDVIMPSALNRKNFRKYRSSAITEFKEFPGRSHFIIAENGWEEVADYALSWACGQADSRESPLSTTPMAANIS from the coding sequence ATGAACGCGAAACGCCCGATCGTATTGATCCACGGCCTGTGGGTCACGCCGCATTGCTGGGACAAGTTCCGCAGCTACTATGAATCTCGTGGTCACAAGGTGCTCGCGCCGGCATGGCCTGGCGTAAGTGACGACGCTGCGGGGATGCGCCGGGATCCTTCGAGCCTCAACGGGGTCGGTGCGGAGCAAGTGATCGCTCACTATGCGGAGATCATTCGTGGCCTGCCCGAGCCACCGATCCTGATGGGCCACTCCTATGGCGGCGTGCTCACCCAGGTCCTGATCGACCGCGGCTTCGGCGCAGCCGGTGTGGCGATCGACTCGGTGCCGCCGAAGGGCGTGCTGGTGCTACCTGTTTCGACCTACCTGTCCCTGCTGCCGGCCTTCCTGAAGCCATCGACGTTTCGAGGAACCTTTCTCTTTACCTTGGAGCAGTTCTGGAAGGTCTTCGCCAACACGCTGTCGGAAGCCGAAGTGCGCGAGGCCTATGAAAGCATTGCCATCCCCGCATCCGGGCGAGCGATCTTCCAGGCAGCGCTGGCCAACTTCATGGCGAAGGCTCCGACGTTCATCGATTTCCACAACGGCAAGCGCGCGCCGCTGCTACTGATCGGTGGCGAGAAGGACGTCATCATGCCGTCCGCGCTCAACCGGAAGAACTTCCGGAAATACCGCTCCAGCGCGATCACCGAGTTCAAGGAATTCCCCGGCCGCAGTCACTTCATCATCGCGGAGAACGGTTGGGAGGAAGTCGCCGATTACGCGCTGTCGTGGGCATGCGGCCAGGCTGATTCACGAGAATCCCCTTTATCGACGACACCCATGGCGGCAAATATTTCCTGA